One Varibaculum prostatecancerukia genomic window, TTCGTTTAAAAACTTTCTTGACCTTGCAGCTGCGGCGGACACTGCCGCTTCTGTCGGTTAAGTCCAGTATCAACCATATTTGAATCTTTGTCCATACATTTTGACAAAATAAAATATTTATCCGGTTACTTTCGAACTAGAGAGGATTTGCCCGGGACTAATGGCACAGACAATCATCTATTTTGGGAAGGGCGAATACTAGCTGCATACTGTTAGCCTCTTCTTGAAATAATTGTAAGTACAATAACTTCATAGCTAGATTTGCTAGTCTAAACCCAACATTCAGAAATAAAAGGAGAGGCGCTGCTGGTTCTTACCCCGGGATTGATCCTCACCTTGGTTGCCTGCGCCATTATGTGCGGACTGGCAAAAACCGCGCTGCCGGGACTGGCATGCGTACCGGTGGCGATCTTAGCTGCGGTAACGCCCACCCGCCCCTCCACCGCCCTAATGCTACTGATGCTGCTAACCGGGGATTTACTGGCAATCTGGACCTACCGCAAGGACGCTGACTGGAAAGTCCTGCGCGGTCTATTTCCGCCTGTAGCCGTAGGGGTAGCCATCGGCGCACTTTTTCTGGCAAAAGTATCTAACCAGATAATGAAAGTTTCCATCGGGATTATTATTTTGGCTCTTACTGCCCTCACCCTGGCGCTCATCTGGTACGCGCGTCGCACCGGGCGCGACCTGGGCGCTTCCATGAGCGCTTCTTTGCCTGCACGCTTGTTTTACGGCTCCCTATCCGGCTTCACTACGATGGTCGCTAATTCTGGAGGACCAGTAGTCTCCCTGTATTTCCTGGCCTCCCGTTTTGAGGTCCGCCGCTTTTTAGGTACTCAAGCCTGGTTTTTCTTTATCGTCAACCTGCTAAAGCTACCTTTTTCCGCCGGCATTGGTCTGATTGATCAGCAAATGTTGCTGATCGCGCTGTGTCTAGCTCCCCTAGTTCTGGGGGCAGCCGTGCTGGGGCGCTGGTGGATAGGGCGTATTGACAATAAGATCTTTGATCCGATTGTCACTGCCCTAACCATCGTTTCCGCAGTGATCCTTCTGATCTAGCCGCGAGTACGCCGCGTAATCTGCGGGCGCGGGAAACCTGCTAAGCGCGGGGAAAGATTTTTCCTCCCGCCCAAGAATTCGGAAAAAGACCGCAGGCATTTTCCGAATTCTTATGCCCACCGCACCTGCTCGGATAAAACCTTTACCCGCGTCTATTTACACTCAATACCACGCACACTTTTCCCTGCAGTTCACCGCAGTAAGAAAATAACTGAGAGCTAATCCCATAATCGGTTCCACACGGGTTATTCAACACATGGAAAAGCGGGGGCGAGCTCAGCTCGCCCCCGCGTATCAGGTAACTGACCTACAGATTTTCACCTGTAGATTTAGCAATTACTTGCTGTAAATGTGCTCCATGTAGGATTCGATTTCATCCAAGGAACGAGCGACCTCCTCAATCACCTTTTTCGCTTTACCAGCAAGATCGGGATCCATGTCTAGGACATATTTAGCCTGCCAACCACCATTTTCAAACCGATAGTAGCGGGTTCCGCAGGTGGGCATAAGATGCAGGTTTTCCGGCAAAAACGCTTGCGCCTGCAAGGGAGTTAGCAACTGCCGCGAAAACTGTTGAAGTGAACCTCCACTGATTACTCCGGTGGGAAGAGCGCGAGTGAGGCGAGCAAACTCTCTAGCTACACCCGCTTGCATTGCCTGCTTCGAAGGGGTCAAAGTGCCATCCAGGTCAAATACCATTGCCTTAATCGCGCCCACTTCTCGCCTTTCCATTCGCGGTGTTTTCCGGCCAACTAGTTATTGTAAAGCCTAAAGCTGAATCCGTAGCTTTCACTTCCCTCTAGGGTAGCTTCCCAAAGGTCGCAGCCAAGTTTAAAGATTGCTACCCTCCTCCCCAATCCCGGGTCATGTTCCAGGCTTTAGGTGAAGCTCAGAATTCGCCCCGTTCCCCGGATTTTCTAACTCTACAATGGGTATGTAATCGTTTTCATAAAAATAGTTTTAATGCATTATTTATTGCTTTGACCAGGGCTGTTAGCTGTAAAAGCTGCCTAAAACACCCGGCAGTTCTCATATTCTTTTCTCAGACGTTGACTAGGGGCTAGAAATGTCCTTATAGTAATCATGTAAACGTTTCCACGAAGGCGAAAGTTCAACCGGAACTTTCCGAATCGTAAGAACAGAAAGAGAGAAAAATAAAAATGGCTACTTTCATTGCTCCTTCGGCTCCGATGGCTTCTACTCAGCTAGAGGATCCTAAATTCCTTGCCGCTATCAACTTAATTGCGTTATTGATTTCAGGCGTAGTTATTACCTTGCTCGGCATTATCACTGGCTCCATGATCGCCACAGGTTTGGGCGGATTGCTGACCGTTGGCAGCGCCATCGGTCTTCCGTGGTCGCTCCGTTACTTACAGGGCAAGGACAAGTAACTTTCGGCAACAACCAGCTTTTGTTGTCAATAAAATTCAATAGGTGTCGTCACCAGCGACGCACAAAGTCTTGCCAAGCTCAGTATTAACAGGGCGCAAAGCTAGGTAACAGCTTGCTGTTTGCAAATTGCAAGTAGCTCAGAAATTCTTCAGAGCCTGGCAGACTCTCTCTCAAGACTGTTAGGGGGGCGGATGGATTTCCATCCGCCCCCCCTGCAATTGCAGGCTCCCATCCCTGCGTATTACGTATTTAGCGGCAAATTTACAGTATTAAATACAGTTTTCTAGGCTACTAGCTGTAAATGTGCTCCATGTAGGATTCGATTTCATCCAAGGAACGTCCGGAAGTTTCCGGCATGATCTTGAACAACACCACCGCAATGATCAGGTTCAACACCCCATACATCGCATAAGTGGGTCCACCGCCCAGAGCGGCAATCATCGGCGGGAAAGTCCAGGTGATGATGGCGTTCATAATCCACATGCAGAAGATGGCAGTACCATTCATAATTCCGCGCACATTTGCGGGGAACATTTCACCCAGCATTGTCCAAACTACAGTACCGTTCGAGGACTGCACCACCAGCATGAATAGTGACATCATTAGCAGCACCAAGTACCCTGCCCACACCGGCACGCTGCCGGCTGCGTCATGAGGAGCAATCACAAACTGGAAAATTAGGGCGATTCCCAGCAACAGGATACCTACCAGGGTGACGTCCCAGATCAAAATAGTGCGCCGGCGGAACTTGGTAATCAGAATCAAGCCGATAGCCGAGCCTACTACACTCATTACGCCGTTAGCTACCTGCGCAGTAATCGCGGCAGAAGTTCCCATGCCCGCGATGCCCAGCACCTTCGGCGCGTAATACATAACCGTATTTACCCCGGTGGTCTGGTTGACAATCGCTAAGAATATACCTACGAACATCAGTTTGCGCAGCCAGGGCGTGTTCATTACGTCGCGGAAAGTACCTTTCTTGCCGTGTTCTTGGCTTTGACGAGCCTCAATCATCTCGTGCAGTTCCTCGGTAAGATCCCCATCTTTCTTGGGGTCACGCACCCGTTTCAAGGATCCGATAGCGGCGTAAACTTCCTGCTGCAGCACATGCCAACGGGAAGATTCTGGCATCAGGTGC contains:
- a CDS encoding sulfite exporter TauE/SafE family protein — its product is MVACAIMCGLAKTALPGLACVPVAILAAVTPTRPSTALMLLMLLTGDLLAIWTYRKDADWKVLRGLFPPVAVGVAIGALFLAKVSNQIMKVSIGIIILALTALTLALIWYARRTGRDLGASMSASLPARLFYGSLSGFTTMVANSGGPVVSLYFLASRFEVRRFLGTQAWFFFIVNLLKLPFSAGIGLIDQQMLLIALCLAPLVLGAAVLGRWWIGRIDNKIFDPIVTALTIVSAVILLI
- a CDS encoding MFS transporter, translating into MVQETPSSGNHRGVIAVAAVATLGSLLFGYDTGVISGALPYMYMPHGAGGMGITPAQEGAIGGILTLGAAFGALFGGRLSDRYGRRHNIIMLAILFLIGAIGNTFAPNIWVMYPFRLILGLAVGGASATVPVFLAETAPKRIRGTIVAVDQLMIVVGQLLAFSMNAIINSAHGGPKITVKSDPAGVVKAGEYSWDALNAIVSKHLGSHDVQAAHDFISNMTVSAGNGAAWRWMIVLCSVPAVALWIGMHLMPESSRWHVLQQEVYAAIGSLKRVRDPKKDGDLTEELHEMIEARQSQEHGKKGTFRDVMNTPWLRKLMFVGIFLAIVNQTTGVNTVMYYAPKVLGIAGMGTSAAITAQVANGVMSVVGSAIGLILITKFRRRTILIWDVTLVGILLLGIALIFQFVIAPHDAAGSVPVWAGYLVLLMMSLFMLVVQSSNGTVVWTMLGEMFPANVRGIMNGTAIFCMWIMNAIITWTFPPMIAALGGGPTYAMYGVLNLIIAVVLFKIMPETSGRSLDEIESYMEHIYS